The following coding sequences are from one Dermacentor andersoni chromosome 5, qqDerAnde1_hic_scaffold, whole genome shotgun sequence window:
- the IFT57 gene encoding intraflagellar transport protein 57 homolog isoform X1 produces MSSKKREEPAGVDEVGPGQAYLPFVVMEDLLDKLKLINYDTEFTTQFKIKPISRHYFAVPTNPGEQFYIFSSLAAWLIQQAGIEFETPQESDDPNTTISNILDVLRNMGTAIDFPPSRLKQGWGEHVIFVLDHLADKALRKKHFAWKTLLPPEEQLEEEAVVDDAAEVTLEKIEEEMMEEQAADDEDDDDGPVMDLDGLRTLSAGRLGGSSHLNKPEDILQSTVDSAEWKLEVERVLPQLRVTVQPDAKDWRGHLELIHQQRRELDEGLHLTRAQLERLSAGLGSVLDKLASREKYLNAQLEAPLAQYRSVQEALARTREHYRTVSGGITDRSRTLAQITEELEQIKQEMEERGSSMTDGTPLVNIRKALTRLKTEITQMDVRIGVAVHTLLQAKIKEKGNLRDVADAPAASYDSVY; encoded by the exons TATGACACCGAGTTTACAACTCAGTTTAAAATCAAGCCTATTAGCAG ACATTATTTTGCAGTGCCAACGAACCCAGGAGAACAGTTCTACATCTTCTCTTCTCTGGCAGCTTGGCTGATCCAACAGGCGGGAATTGAGTTCGAAACACCGCAGGAG TCAGATGATCCTAACACCACAATATCCAACATCTTAGATGTGCTTAGGAACATG GGTACTGCTATTGACTTTCCTCCAAGCCGGCTGAAGCAAGGCTGGGGAGAGCATGTGATCTTCGTTCTGGACCATTTGGCTGACAAGGCCCTCAGGAAAAAACATTTTGCATGGAAAAC GCTTTTACCACCAGAAGAACAGCTTGAGGAAGAAGCAGTGGTTGATGATGCTGCTGAGGTGACCCTGGAGAAAATTGAAGAGGAGATGATGGAG GAACAAGCAGcagatgacgaggatgatgacGACGGTCCAGTGATGGACCTGGATGGCCTGAGAACACTCTCAGCTGGCCGCTTG GGTGGATCATCTCATTTGAACAAGCCCGAGGACATTCTGCAGTCAACAGTAGACAGTGCCGAGTGGAAGCTGGAAGTGGAGAGGGTCCTGCCTCAGCTTAGAGTCACCGTCCAACCTGATGCCAAG GACTGGCGCGGGCATCTAGAACTGATCCACCAGCAACGTCGTGAGCTTGATGAAGGCCTGCACTTAACCCGGGCCCAGCTTGAGAGACTGTCGGCTGGGCTTGGGTCAGTTCTGGACAAGCTGGCAAGCCGTGAGAAGTACCTGAATGCACAACTGGAAGCACCTCTGGCCCAGTACCGGTCAGTGCAGGAAGCCCTGGCACGCACACGCGAACACTACCGCACTGTAAGCGGGGGCATCACTGATCGCTCACGTACACTTGCACAG ATTACGGAAGAGCTGGAGCAAATAAAGCAAGAAATGGAGGAGAGAGGCTCTAGCATGACCGATGGGA CTCCCCTGGTAAACATTCGCAAAGCGCTGACTCGCCTCAAGACAGAGATAACACAGATGGATGTCCGGATAGGTGTGGCAGTGCACACACTTCTCCAGGCCAAGATTAAGGAGAAGGGAAACCTGCGAGACGTTGCAGATGCACCAGCTGCCAGCTACGACTCTGTgtattag
- the IFT57 gene encoding intraflagellar transport protein 57 homolog isoform X2 gives MTPSLQLSLKSSLLAVPTNPGEQFYIFSSLAAWLIQQAGIEFETPQESDDPNTTISNILDVLRNMGTAIDFPPSRLKQGWGEHVIFVLDHLADKALRKKHFAWKTLLPPEEQLEEEAVVDDAAEVTLEKIEEEMMEEQAADDEDDDDGPVMDLDGLRTLSAGRLGGSSHLNKPEDILQSTVDSAEWKLEVERVLPQLRVTVQPDAKDWRGHLELIHQQRRELDEGLHLTRAQLERLSAGLGSVLDKLASREKYLNAQLEAPLAQYRSVQEALARTREHYRTVSGGITDRSRTLAQITEELEQIKQEMEERGSSMTDGTPLVNIRKALTRLKTEITQMDVRIGVAVHTLLQAKIKEKGNLRDVADAPAASYDSVY, from the exons ATGACACCGAGTTTACAACTCAGTTTAAAATCAAGCCTATTAGCAG TGCCAACGAACCCAGGAGAACAGTTCTACATCTTCTCTTCTCTGGCAGCTTGGCTGATCCAACAGGCGGGAATTGAGTTCGAAACACCGCAGGAG TCAGATGATCCTAACACCACAATATCCAACATCTTAGATGTGCTTAGGAACATG GGTACTGCTATTGACTTTCCTCCAAGCCGGCTGAAGCAAGGCTGGGGAGAGCATGTGATCTTCGTTCTGGACCATTTGGCTGACAAGGCCCTCAGGAAAAAACATTTTGCATGGAAAAC GCTTTTACCACCAGAAGAACAGCTTGAGGAAGAAGCAGTGGTTGATGATGCTGCTGAGGTGACCCTGGAGAAAATTGAAGAGGAGATGATGGAG GAACAAGCAGcagatgacgaggatgatgacGACGGTCCAGTGATGGACCTGGATGGCCTGAGAACACTCTCAGCTGGCCGCTTG GGTGGATCATCTCATTTGAACAAGCCCGAGGACATTCTGCAGTCAACAGTAGACAGTGCCGAGTGGAAGCTGGAAGTGGAGAGGGTCCTGCCTCAGCTTAGAGTCACCGTCCAACCTGATGCCAAG GACTGGCGCGGGCATCTAGAACTGATCCACCAGCAACGTCGTGAGCTTGATGAAGGCCTGCACTTAACCCGGGCCCAGCTTGAGAGACTGTCGGCTGGGCTTGGGTCAGTTCTGGACAAGCTGGCAAGCCGTGAGAAGTACCTGAATGCACAACTGGAAGCACCTCTGGCCCAGTACCGGTCAGTGCAGGAAGCCCTGGCACGCACACGCGAACACTACCGCACTGTAAGCGGGGGCATCACTGATCGCTCACGTACACTTGCACAG ATTACGGAAGAGCTGGAGCAAATAAAGCAAGAAATGGAGGAGAGAGGCTCTAGCATGACCGATGGGA CTCCCCTGGTAAACATTCGCAAAGCGCTGACTCGCCTCAAGACAGAGATAACACAGATGGATGTCCGGATAGGTGTGGCAGTGCACACACTTCTCCAGGCCAAGATTAAGGAGAAGGGAAACCTGCGAGACGTTGCAGATGCACCAGCTGCCAGCTACGACTCTGTgtattag
- the LOC126531706 gene encoding nucleolar protein 16 yields MGNAKKTKRRHRQTYSANHKKKMKKKLKRQVKIKSTLIKQAWEENKGIFDNLRDMGIAADANKAIPMEVDAQPATKGKRKTRAPKEHVVAQLEAAASEPRPSTLRMSQDDVKFCVYMLEKYGEDYAAMARDRKNHFQDTPAQIRQKINTLKKIPEQWNAYMRAKELA; encoded by the coding sequence ATGGGAAATGCCAAGAAGACAAAGAGGCGGCACCGCCAAACATACAGCGCCAACCACAAAAAGAAGATGAAAAAGAAGCTGAAACGCCAAGTGAAGATCAAGAGCACGCTTATAAAGCAAGCCTGGGAGGAAAACAAAGGCATCTTTGACAACCTGCGTGACATGGGCATCGCAGCGGACGCAAACAAGGCAATCCCCATGGAGGTCGATGCTCAGCCGGCGACTAAAGGCAAGCGAAAGACACGCGCTCCCAAAGAACACGTCGTGGCACAACTTGAAGCCGCGGCTTCTGAGCCTAGGCCCAGCACGCTGCGGATGTCACAAGACGACGTCAAATTCTGCGTCTACATGTTGGAGAAGTACGGCGAGGACTACGCTGCCATGGCCAGAGACCGCAAGAATCACTTCCAGGACACGCCTGCCCAGATTAGGCAGAAGATAAACACATTGAAGAAGATCCCCGAGCAGTGGAACGCATACATGCGGGCTAAAGAGCTCGCATGA